The Deltaproteobacteria bacterium CG2_30_66_27 genome contains a region encoding:
- a CDS encoding 6-oxocyclohex-1-ene-1-carbonyl-CoA hydrolase, with protein MASTDEVIEKSAPPHLVDHNLIDKEIESLCGGMVRYEKRPAKRRDGSTAEGLFNAWIVIDNPKQYNSYTTDMVKALILAFRRASVDREVNAVVFTGAGDKAFCTGGNTKEYAEYYAGNPQEYRQYMRLFNDMVSSILGCDKPVICRVNGMRIGGGQEIGMACDFTIAQDLANFGQAGPKHGSAAIGGATDFLPLMIGCEQAMVSGTLCEPFSAHKAARLGIVSGLVPALKIGGTFVANPTVVTDRMLDEYGRVVHGDFRTGAAYKEGVAAIKGGEVDLSLLDAAVEEMCAKLLETFPECMTKSLEELRKPKLNAWNANKENSRAWLALNMMNEARAGFRAFNEGTKETGREIDFVKLRQGLAKGIPWSEELIDGLIAALLARRSAR; from the coding sequence ATGGCGTCGACGGACGAGGTCATCGAGAAAAGCGCGCCGCCCCACCTTGTCGATCACAACCTGATCGACAAGGAGATCGAGAGCCTTTGCGGCGGGATGGTCCGCTACGAGAAGCGTCCCGCGAAGCGCCGCGACGGCTCGACGGCCGAGGGGCTTTTCAACGCCTGGATCGTCATCGACAACCCGAAGCAGTACAACTCCTACACGACGGACATGGTGAAAGCGCTGATCCTCGCCTTCCGCCGGGCCTCCGTGGATCGCGAAGTCAACGCCGTGGTCTTCACCGGCGCCGGGGACAAGGCGTTCTGCACCGGCGGGAACACCAAGGAGTACGCGGAGTATTACGCAGGCAACCCGCAGGAGTACCGGCAGTACATGCGCCTGTTCAACGACATGGTCTCGTCCATCCTCGGCTGCGACAAGCCGGTGATCTGCCGGGTGAACGGCATGCGGATCGGTGGGGGCCAGGAGATCGGGATGGCGTGCGACTTCACGATCGCGCAGGATCTCGCCAATTTCGGTCAAGCCGGTCCGAAGCACGGGTCGGCGGCGATCGGCGGGGCCACCGACTTCCTTCCGCTGATGATCGGGTGCGAACAGGCGATGGTCTCCGGCACCCTGTGCGAACCGTTCTCCGCCCACAAGGCCGCGCGGCTCGGGATCGTCTCCGGGCTCGTCCCGGCGCTCAAGATCGGCGGGACGTTCGTCGCGAACCCGACCGTCGTGACCGACCGGATGCTCGACGAGTACGGCCGGGTCGTCCACGGCGACTTCCGGACCGGGGCGGCGTACAAGGAAGGCGTCGCCGCGATCAAGGGGGGCGAGGTCGATCTTTCCCTGCTCGACGCGGCGGTCGAAGAGATGTGCGCGAAGCTGCTCGAGACATTCCCCGAGTGCATGACGAAGAGCCTCGAGGAGCTGCGCAAGCCGAAGCTGAACGCGTGGAACGCGAACAAGGAAAATTCCCGCGCGTGGCTCGCCCTCAACATGATGAACGAGGCCCGCGCGGGGTTCCGGGCCTTCAACGAGGGGACGAAGGAGACCGGCCGGGAGATCGATTTCGTGAAGCTGCGGCAGGGGCTGGCGAAAGGGATCCCCTGGAGCGAGGAGCTGATCGACGGCCTGATCGCCGCCCTTCTCGCCCGGAGATCCGCCCGATGA